One Lacticaseibacillus rhamnosus genomic window carries:
- a CDS encoding IS5-like element ISLrh2 family transposase, whose amino-acid sequence MVYRQKATQLSLESFGSALGTPLSPDNEWVQYAELIPWAKLEEAYQLQFPSKTGRAAKPFRLLYGATLIQLKKGLTDRQVVDDIRDTPAYQYFIGLPEYRAKKPFEHTTLVHFRQRLSAISDLIRNITNDFTRERLEADLPEGTHVLISDATAVPVKIKYPQDTTLLNQSRLNLEQMVTDLAHGLGVEIPRTYRREAKGKWTAFSRKPRRQNKERRKQLQAQLQYIRRDLRYVAELLAQGGQLTDWQAQRLEVIKQVYEQQLFMFENHTHHVENRIVSLQQPYIRPIVRGKAKQSVEFGAKIDCSMLDGVIDVERFDFNSFNESTDLEVTLDHAFDLVGEYPDEVLVDTLYRTRDNINLCKKLGIKLNGPKLGRKPKHVDPKQRKADVSAENRRGAIERKFAFLKGSLGLDLVNTRTAESLVVTVDSAIALANIDLLLKLFSVPISIVVEQGGLHYQINYKVTEIRPETAA is encoded by the coding sequence ATGGTTTATCGTCAAAAAGCAACGCAACTATCACTTGAATCCTTTGGAAGCGCTCTGGGAACACCGCTCAGCCCGGACAACGAGTGGGTTCAATATGCAGAATTGATCCCATGGGCCAAACTTGAAGAGGCATACCAATTACAGTTCCCTTCAAAAACCGGCCGAGCAGCGAAGCCATTTCGATTGCTTTATGGCGCAACGTTGATCCAGTTGAAGAAAGGCCTGACCGACCGCCAAGTTGTCGACGATATCCGTGATACACCAGCCTATCAGTACTTCATCGGATTACCCGAATATCGCGCTAAGAAGCCATTTGAACACACAACGTTGGTGCACTTTCGCCAACGGCTTTCAGCCATCTCAGATTTGATCCGCAACATTACTAATGACTTCACGCGCGAGCGGTTGGAGGCCGATCTACCTGAGGGGACACATGTTTTGATTAGTGATGCGACTGCCGTTCCGGTCAAGATCAAGTATCCCCAAGATACAACGCTGCTTAACCAGAGTCGTTTGAATCTCGAACAAATGGTCACAGATCTGGCCCACGGGTTAGGTGTGGAAATTCCGCGGACGTACAGACGTGAAGCAAAAGGTAAGTGGACCGCTTTTTCGAGGAAACCGCGGCGTCAAAACAAGGAACGCCGCAAACAGCTTCAGGCTCAGCTACAATACATCCGAAGAGATCTGCGATATGTGGCGGAACTGCTTGCGCAAGGCGGTCAGCTCACTGATTGGCAAGCACAGCGTCTGGAAGTGATTAAACAAGTCTATGAGCAGCAGCTCTTCATGTTTGAGAACCACACTCACCATGTCGAGAATCGCATCGTTAGCCTTCAACAGCCGTATATCCGGCCAATCGTGCGAGGTAAGGCAAAGCAGTCCGTTGAGTTTGGCGCCAAGATTGACTGTTCCATGTTGGATGGCGTGATTGATGTAGAGCGTTTCGACTTCAATTCATTTAACGAAAGCACTGATCTTGAAGTAACGCTTGACCATGCTTTTGACCTAGTGGGTGAATATCCGGATGAGGTGCTGGTCGATACTCTCTATCGCACGCGAGATAACATCAATCTGTGTAAGAAGCTAGGCATTAAACTTAATGGGCCAAAGCTGGGTCGAAAGCCCAAACATGTGGATCCGAAACAGCGCAAAGCCGATGTCAGTGCGGAAAACCGTCGCGGTGCCATTGAGCGCAAGTTTGCCTTCTTGAAAGGTTCACTTGGGCTTGACTTAGTGAACACCAGAACGGCTGAGTCCTTGGTGGTAACGGTGGATAGCGCGATTGCATTGGCAAATATCGACCTCCTCCTTAAGCTTTTTTCTGTACCAATTTCTATTGTGGTCGAACAGGGTGGCCTGCATTATCAAATCAACTATAAAGTGACTGAAATTCGGCCAGAAACCGCAGCCTAA